In Tachysurus fulvidraco isolate hzauxx_2018 chromosome 25, HZAU_PFXX_2.0, whole genome shotgun sequence, the following proteins share a genomic window:
- the LOC113650586 gene encoding nuclear mitotic apparatus protein 1-like isoform X3 has translation MGRLRKGHARRRSDVWAEAGGKENIVHQFLKADVLNRDLGYSSNLWSDLSWKLFDEDSKRNRHWLWVIWTQNRNGVKDQVVLNSPYDPTALEPGDMPEGETKEVMALHPSKEDALLAWLNGLQLDEPVQRILQLQDGILLLKLVNKLKGEGPSQAPVHLPQAERLSIISDFLHSVCPVECNILTLSKGRMLELQLTKVVLLLCYYGLANNSLVVEFETELQMVAMLRSVQQKASGLCLCEDLDKLLTTSSLIYTSSVSSTSSVSEDGSPSFPQARSSPLVSFAELDTVASSSFVGSTLQELMSTPQVQVKRLRKELAHEGDVQDELEGELAERIALLSAKEGQASQLQHRLQRLQRDQEEMEKEHKATLTELQQKNEGLLTRVHTVLKQCRDLKTDNSQKERQLDELMEENGTLAAQVRNSFAQLARAEEEVAKITEAHNSSQTEWGNRRDLLQRELSQAITDRECLSEQIQISQGKISVLEDELAKLSQQPQEKGEVLGPIVEEKLKQELTDLTQKLSKLEETISLLKKEKMSLRALLAEERSSFEKETLRLEGRISDLQQSIKNMQAEKDAQEQASRTTQETLTSQIAALETDLAHLQQLEVHITAEIATSAELRQQRGMLEAKVTSLDDMVNMLEAENATRQEVLNAIRADLQNAQISLVEYEKTLADHQKVVEENASLRARISVLDDTITNLQTEIDAQRKRGDELLTANEQQKALMEEKFQKQEQKAHEMFAELETLSQELHRMKHQKLEAKSCVERLVQEGADLKAILAEQQDRGQSQLILVTKAKDAREMELQQIITDHQNEISELQTNIEGTELTVLKEKNISKDGELRIQQKELSDLQYKADDLQRQLSEVEGLSQHLSQDVVSKDREVQHVKAELEQREGEIQTLKVNLQSLEAKSSEMRDLHQKEIEKQTLAIMELKLQLSEAEKLISEKVQSLQALAQELKGLKEELSIERQRVVTLRLEVTQLQQEIDGHLKKLEESLNKSNSLKEELSWQQYLAFQRESEVSVLAARNKSLEEDFAQLQNKLAEAITLATKLQTDLLKLQEEVQHQENLRAKVQEVEKAQCKELQREVTELQARVQKLTSLASEREMQLGALNEKMKEQEEYNQKRLQKSDETLQKELENVVDLKGQLESAKNQTAVKNELLESTEEKLKQMELMYQQKVSLISETCQAKEALERRVNELCSKQKQDLDTFQQGLETLEKEKEHLSLINESLQSECLALQTKSKEQQDTSNAFKADLQSTQDRYERDIEALKKETELLQDKCWSLQTENKGQEEALNTLTANLQKTQDRYQKDVEIMKKENEHLSSVNQSLQIECQTLRAKETIQQEEFSALKADLQENKEKFEKDMEILKNERDQLSSVNQSLLKDLEAAQKVGAELVSVKEVTQQREHELENQVKEIQVKIKEISSLAEEREAEIRNLHSEVKQQEVSRLRAEESEKASRAELEAKVVQLQVQCEEACKCSSERDSELSLLRDQYKESEKQKQDACQANTVLENIVSELRLKQKQKIEEYLQQLDASAEEKDALTTTLRTDRKAQQEALDDLQSALQQDVKTLQKEKEHLSFINQSLQRECDASQRLGAELDLKLKGQIESFRAIKEALQKKEMQNQELLEQLKAKAETVEHYKVQVEKAKTHYIGKKQQLLEGQKACRTLQASLETSEREGKALKAELKVVSMELGNSKASEKRLMAQIKSLETRLAYADHQIREQRKQGEQSVPMQHRENPRSHQAINGSSDSLELDLDDSLNAVGSKQSVPGESSTPSVRSSERLAAKRHTQGEGSLETLYFTPMTQERGKKRKDAFQDHKLESSISSLGELTLDSTRKPSSSVRRRRTTQVINITMTKKTPLGGSGAADADESFFSLHSAQSQPNLVSHKAHPVSEIFEDPNKLLSLPGYRCSNAHVSVLPRAPSTFGIGSEYEPDHFSDWMRIAELQSRNKSCLPHLKSSYPLESRPSLGFSHLPVTDEDVRTGDPTETIHRASTILSQLKDSIANHRLSLAPPAVAAHSQRATPVAKAREVRSTRSLLAPKRPAGQVQDLDTPEAKKLASCFPQTPKGRNLRSTNSQNIAPSPLVKDEDEDVRPHSSSSSKQRAIETMSGY, from the exons ATGGGACGCCTAAGGAAAGGGCACGCACGGAGGAGGTCCGATGTATGGGCAGAAGCGGGAGGCAAAGAGAACATCGTACATCAGTTTTTAAAAGCTGATGTACTGAACAGGGACCTGGGTTATTCTTCTAACCTTTGGTCAGACCTCTCCTGGAAGTTATTTGACGAGGACTCCAAGAGGAATCGGCACTGGTTGTGGGTCATATGGACTCAGAATAGAAATGGTGTTAAGGACCAAGTAGTCCTTAACAGTCCATATGACCCAACAGCACTGGAGCCCGGAGACATGCCAGAAGGTGAGACAAAAGAAg TGATGGCACTGCATCCATCCAAGGAAGACGCCCTTCTGGCATGG CTCAACGGGCTGCAGCTGGACGAACCAGTGCAGAGAATCCTACAGCTTCAGGATGGAATCCTGCTGCTCAAACTCGTCAATAAACT GAAAGGAGAGGGGCCAAGCCAGGCCCCTGTTCACCTCCCGCAAGCAGAAAGGCTGTCCATCATCTCGGACTTCCTCCACA GCGTGTGTCCTGTTGAGTGCAACATCCTCACACTGTCCAAGGGAAGGATGCTGGAGTTGCAGCTCACCAAG gTTGTACTGCTCCTGTGTTACTATGGACTTGCTAACAACAGTCTGGTTGTGGAGTTTGAAACTGAG ctGCAGATGGTGGCCATGTTGCGTTCCGTTCAGCAAAAAGCGAgtggtctgtgtctgtgtgaagaTCTGGACAAACTCCTCACCACGAGCT CGCTGATCTACACCTCGTCCGTGAGCAGTACGTCCTCTGTCAGCGAGGACGGCTCGCCCTCTTTCCCCCAGGCACGCAGCTCTCCGCTCGTCAGCTTTGCGGAGCTGGACACTGTGGCCTCCAGCTCGTTTGTGGG ctcaACTCTACAGGAGCTGATGAGTACGCCTCAGGTGCAGGTGAAGCGGCTGCGTAAGGAGTTAGCGCACGAAGGAGATGTGCAAGACGAGCTGGAAGGAGAGCTAGCCGAGCGAATCGCTCTCCTCTCGGCGAAAG AGGGGCAGGCGAGTCAGCTTCAGCACAGGCTGCAGCGCTTGCAGAGGGAtcaggaggagatggagaaggAGCACAAAGCTACACTGACCGAGCTGCAGCAGAAGAACGAAGG ACTCCTCACACGGGTACACACGGTCTTAAAGCAGTGTCGAGACCTTAAAACGGACAACAGCCAGAAAGAAAGACAACTCGACGAGCTGATGGAGGAGAACGGAACTCTCGCAGCACAG GTGAGAAACTCCTTCGCCCAGCTCGCAAGGGCCGAGGAGGAAGTCGCTAAAATAACAGAAGCTCACAATTCATCCCAGACCGAGTGGGGGAACAGGAGGGACTTGCTGCAGAGAGAGCTAAGCCAGGCCATCACTGACAGG GAATGTCTTTCTGAGCAAATTCAGATCTCACAAGGAAAGATCTCCGTCTTGGAGGACGAACTCGCCAAACTTTCCCAGCAGCCCCAAGAAAAAGGTGAAGTCCTGGGGCCGATTGTAGAG GAGAAACTGAAGCAGGAACTCACAGACTTGACTCAAAAACTTTCCAAACTTGAAGAAACCATTTCCCTCCTCAAGAAGGAGAAAATGTCACTCAGAGCACTATTAGCAGAGGAGAGAAGCTCCTTTGAAAAGGAAACCCTCCGCTTGgagggacgcatttcagatctTCAGCAGTCGATAAAGAACATGCAAGCAGAGAAAGATGCTCAGGAACAAGCCTCAAGGACCACACAAGAAACTCTTACCTCCCAGATAGCAGCTTTGGAGACCGATCTGGCGCATCTTCAGCAGCTTGAAGTTCATATAACGGCAGAGATCGCTACATCCGCAGAACTGCGCCAGCAACGTGGGATGCTGGAGGCTAAAGTCACCTCCTTGGATGATATGGTTAATATGCTGGAGGCAGAAAACGCAACACGGCAGGAAGTTCTTAATGCCATCAGGGCCGACCTGCAAAACGCCCAGATTTCTCTCGTGGAATATGAAAAAACGTTGGCAGACCATCAAAAAGTGGTAGAAGAGAACGCTTCGCTCCGAGCCAGAATCTCTGTGCTGGACGACACCATCACAAATCTGCAAACCGAGATCGACGCACAGAGAAAAAGAGGCGACGAGCTTCTCACAGCAAACGAGCAGCAGAAAGCTTTGATGGAGGAAAAGTTTCAAAAGCAGGAGCAAAAAGCGCACGAGATGTTTGCAGAGCTAGAGACTCTCAGCCAAGAGCTTCACAGAATGAAGCATCAGAAGCTTGAAGCCAAGTCGTGCGTCGAGAGGTTAGTCCAAGAAGGAGCGGACCTTAAAGCAATTCTAGCAGAACAGCAAGATCGAGGCCAATCGCAACTGATTCTAGTAACCAAGGCCAAAGATGCGAGGGAGATGGAACTGCAGCAAATTATTACAGATCATCAAAACGAAATATCAGAGTTACAAACGAACATCGAGGGAACTGAACTAACggtgctgaaagaaaaaaatatttctaaagacGGAGAACTCCGCATACAGCAAAAGGAACTGTCTGACCTTCAATATAAGGCAGACGATTTGCAAAGACAGCTCTCGGAGGTAGAAGGACTTTCACAACATTTGAGTCAGGACGTGGTCTCCAAAGACAGGGAAGTTCAACACGTCAAGGCAGAGCTTGAacagagggaaggagagatCCAGACCCTTAAGGTCAACCTTCAGTCTCTTGAAGCGAAGTCCAGTGAAATGCGTGACCTTCACCAGAAGGAAATCGAAAAGCAGACGCTCGCCATCATGGAGCTGAAGCTACAACTTTCCGAAGCTGAGAAACTCATCTCGGAGAAAGTTCAATCTCTGCAAGCTCTCGCCCAGGAGTTGAAGGGTTTAAAGGAAGAGCTTTCCATCGAAAGGCAGAGAGTCGTTACGTTGAGACTGGAGGTTACACAACTGCAGCAGGAGATTGATGGACATTTGAAGAAGTTGGAGGAGTCATTAAACAAGAGTAATTCCCTCAAAGAGGAATTGTCATGGCAACAATATCTAGCGTTccagagagaaagtgaggtTTCTGTTTTAGCAGCACGAAACAAATCTCTGGAGGAAGACTTTGCTCAACTTCAGAATAAGTTAGCAGAGGCCATAACTCTAGCTACTAAACTGCAAACTGACTTACTCAAGCTTCAAGAGGAGGTCCAGCATCAAGAGAACCTCAGAGCAAAAGTTCAGGAAGTCGAGAAGGCTCAATGTAAAGAGCTTCAACGAGAGGTCACCGAACTTCAGGCTCGAGTTCAGAAGCTTACCAGTCTTGCTTCTGAGAGAGAAATGCAGCTCGGTGCTCTTAATGAAAAGATGAAAGAACAAGAAGAATACAATCAGAAACGCCTTCAAAAATCCGACGAGACCCTTCAGAAAGAACTCGAGAATGTTGTAGACTTGAAGGGGCAGCTAGAGTCTGCCAAGAATCAGACTGCAGTGAAAAATGAACTTTTGGAGTCAACAGAAGAAAAGCTTAAACAAATGGAGCTCATGTACCAACAGAAAGTATCCCTCATTAGTGAAACCTGTCAGGCCAAGGAAGCTTTAGAAAGAAGAGTGAATGAGCTTTGCAGTAAGCAGAAGCAAGATCTGGATACGTTCCAGCAAGGTTTAGAAACCttggaaaaggaaaaggaacaTCTGTCTTTGATTAATGAATCTCTCCAGAGTGAATGCCTGGCCTTGCAGACAAAGAGCAAGGAGCAACAGGATACGTCAAATGCTTTTAAGGCTGACCTGCAAAGCACCCAAGACAGATACGAGAGAGATATAGAAGCCCTAAAGAAGGAGACGGAGCTTCTCCAGGATAAGTGTTGGAGCTTGCAGACCGAGAACAAGGGGCAGGAAGAGGCCCTGAATACTCTGACGGCTAATCTTCAGAAAACTCAAGATAGGTATCAGAAAGATGTCGAGATCATGAAAAAAGAGAACGAACATCTCTCTTCAGTAAACCAGTCTCTCCAGATCGAGTGCCAAACCTTGCGGGCAAAGGAAACAATACAACAGGAGGAGTTTAGTGCCCTCAAGGCTGACCTGcaagaaaacaaagagaaattTGAAAAAGATATGGAGATCttgaagaatgagagagatcaACTTTCTTCAGTGAACCAGTCCCTTCTTAAAGACCTCGAGGCAGCCCAGAAAGTGGGAGCAGAACTGGTCTCCGTCAAAGAAGTCACTCAACAGCGTGAACACGAGCTTGAAAATCAAGTAAAGGAAATCCAGGTGAAGATTAAAGAAATTTCCTCACTGGCTGAAGAAAGAGAGGCCGAAATAAGAAATCTTCACTCTGAAGTAAAGCAGCAAGAAGTTTCAAGGCTTCGTGCCGAAGAATCTGAGAAGGCTTCAAGAGCTGAACTGGAGGCAAAGGTGGTTCAGCTTCAAGTCCAGTGTGAAGAAGCCTGTAAATGTTCATCTGAGAGAGATTCAGAGCTGAGTCTGCTTCGAGATCAGTATAAAGAGTCTGAGAAGCAGAAGCAAGATGCCTGTCAGGCTAACACAGTCTTGGAGAACATCGTTTCTGAACTGCGCctcaagcaaaaacaaaagattgaGGAATACCTTCAGCAGCTGGACGCCTCGGCGGAGGAGAAAGATGCGCTTACGACAACCCTCCGGACGGACAGGAAGGCACAACAGGAGGCTCTGGATGACCTACAGAGTGCTTTGCAGCAGGACGTGAAGACCCTGCAAAAAGAAAAGGAGCACCTGTCTTTCATTAATCAGTCACTTCAGAGGGAGTGTGATGCCTCCCAGAGACTTGGAGCAGAGTTGGATTTGAAGCTGAAAGGGCAGATCGAATCCTTCAGGGCTATAAAAGAGGCTCTCCAAAAGAAAGAGATGCAGAACCAAGAACTTCTGGAGCAGCTCAAGGCGAAGGCTGAAACAGTGGAGCACTACAAAGTCCAG GTAGAAAAAGCAAAAACTCATTACATCGGTAAAAAACAGCAACTCCTGGAGGGGCAGAAAGCATGTCGGACCCTTCAGGCCTCTTTGGAAACGAGTGAGCGTGAAGGAAAAGCCTTGAAGGCTGAGCTTAAAGTGGTCTCCATGGAGCTGGGGAATAGCAAGGCATCAGAGAAGAGATTGATGGCACAGATAAAGAGCCTGGAGACTCGG TTGGCTTATGCAGATCATCAGATAAGAGAACAGAGAAAGCAGGGAGAACAAAGTGTCCCGATGCAACACAGAGAAAATCCCAGAAGTCATCAGGCCATCAACGGTAGTTCGGACAGCCTGGAGCTCGACCTGGACGATTCTTTGAATGCTGTTGG CAGTAAACAGTCCGTACCTGGTGAGTCCAGCACTCCTTCGGTCCGAAGTTCAGAGCGACTAGCAGCAAAAaggcacacacaaggcgaaggctcACTAGAGACCCTGTACTTCACTCCCATGACGCAAGAAAGGGGCAAGAAACGTAAAGACGCCTTCCAGGACCACAAGCTAGAAAGCAGCATCAGTTCACTTGGAGAGTTAACTCTTGATTCGACGAGGAAGCCGAGCTCTTCGGTCCGGAGGCGACGCACCACGCAAGTCATCAACATCACTATGACCAAG AAAACTCCCCTCGGTGGCAGCGGTGCTGCAGACGCCGACGAGTCTTTCTTCAGCCTGCACTCGGCTCAGTCGCAGCCCAATCTGGTCTCACACAAAGCTCACCCAGTGTCTGAGATCTTCGAGGATCCCAACAAACTTCTCAGCCTTCCTGGGTATCGCTGCAGCAATGCGCATGTCAGCGTTCTTCCACGAG CCCCGAGCACGTTCGGTATAGGATCCGAATACGAGCCGGACCACTTCTCTGACTGGATGAGGATCGCAGAGCTACAGTCGCGGAATAAATCCTGTTTACCTCATCTGAAGAGCAGCTACCCATTGGAGTCCAGG CCCAGCCTGGGTTTCTCGCACCTCCCTGTGACTGACGAGGACGTTCGTACCGGCGACCCCACCGAGACCATTCACCGTGCCTCAACCATCCTGTCTCAGCTCAAGGACTCCATTGCTAATCACCGCCTCTCACTGGCTCCGCCTGCTGTAGCTGCTCACAGCCAGCGGGCAACCCCGGTTGCCAAAGCACGGGAAGTGCGATCCACACGCAGCCTGCTGGCCCCTAAACGGCCTGCAGGGCAAGTTCAAGACCTTGACACACCCGAG gcAAAGAAGTTAGCCAGCTGCTTCCCTCAAACTCCTAAAGGCAGAAACCTTCGATCTACCAACTCGCAGAACATCGCACCCTCTCCG TTAGTCaaagatgaggatgaagatgtgAGACCGCACTCTTCCTCGTCCTCTAAACAACGTGCAATAGAAACAATGTCAGGATACTGA